Proteins encoded in a region of the Poecilia reticulata strain Guanapo linkage group LG14, Guppy_female_1.0+MT, whole genome shotgun sequence genome:
- the znhit3 gene encoding zinc finger HIT domain-containing protein 3 isoform X2, with protein MFSSVPAVKMQICSVCSEQTPKYRCPSCKIRYCSLGCYKKHKDSCLPVEKPASSNPESKDAAGSEPLSLDDLLHEDDVIDKVPPQRLQLLGQSTELRDLLCNPHLRQLLRSVDDAESKASAMKAAMQEPLFVEFADRCLKVVEGEGNTSSSND; from the exons atgtttagCTCTGTACCTGCCGTAAAAATGCAGATATGCAGTGTGTGCAGCGAACAGACTCCAAAATACAGATGTCCAAGCTGCAAAATACGATA TTGTTCGCTTGGCTGTTACAAGAAACACAAAG ATTCCTGCCTTCCGGTTGAGAAGCCTGCTTCGTCAAATCCTGAATCTAAAGATGCTGCTGGATCTG AGCCTTTGAGTTTGGACGATCTCCTGCATGAGGACGACGTCATCGACAAAGTGCCACCGCAGAGGCTCCAGTTGTTGG GTCAGTCAACAGAGCTCAGAGATCTTCTCTGCAACCCCCACCTGAGGCAGTTGCTGCGCTCCGTTGACGACGCAGAGAGCAAAGCGTCCGCCATGAAGGCCGCCATGCAGGAACCTCTGTTTGTTGAGTTTGCAGATCGGTGTTTAAAAGTTGTTGAAGGTGAAGGCAACACATCATCTtcaaatgactga
- the znhit3 gene encoding zinc finger HIT domain-containing protein 3 isoform X1, with product MFSSVPAVKMQICSVCSEQTPKYRCPSCKIRYCSLGCYKKHKDSCLPVEKPASSNPESKDAAGSAEPLSLDDLLHEDDVIDKVPPQRLQLLGQSTELRDLLCNPHLRQLLRSVDDAESKASAMKAAMQEPLFVEFADRCLKVVEGEGNTSSSND from the exons atgtttagCTCTGTACCTGCCGTAAAAATGCAGATATGCAGTGTGTGCAGCGAACAGACTCCAAAATACAGATGTCCAAGCTGCAAAATACGATA TTGTTCGCTTGGCTGTTACAAGAAACACAAAG ATTCCTGCCTTCCGGTTGAGAAGCCTGCTTCGTCAAATCCTGAATCTAAAGATGCTGCTGGATCTG CAGAGCCTTTGAGTTTGGACGATCTCCTGCATGAGGACGACGTCATCGACAAAGTGCCACCGCAGAGGCTCCAGTTGTTGG GTCAGTCAACAGAGCTCAGAGATCTTCTCTGCAACCCCCACCTGAGGCAGTTGCTGCGCTCCGTTGACGACGCAGAGAGCAAAGCGTCCGCCATGAAGGCCGCCATGCAGGAACCTCTGTTTGTTGAGTTTGCAGATCGGTGTTTAAAAGTTGTTGAAGGTGAAGGCAACACATCATCTtcaaatgactga
- the LOC103476176 gene encoding nuclear protein 2-like: MATDMERLASFEEAYYDQYDYYNLHEYSCHAGGKGRTKREIELNTNRHCPAGHERKIAEKYHNSQMKRRRTKSASS; encoded by the coding sequence ATGGCGACAGATATGGAAAGACTGGCTTCTTTCGAGGAGGCCTACTACGATCAGTACGACTACTACAACCTGCACGAATACTCCTGCCACGCCGGCGGCAAGGGCAGAACCAAGAGGGAGATCGAGCTGAACACTAACCGCCATTGCCCCGCTGGACACGAGAGGAAGATCGCTGAAAAATATCACAACAGCCAAATGAAGCGCAGAAGAACCAAGAGCGCGTCCTCGTga